One Coccinella septempunctata chromosome X, icCocSept1.1, whole genome shotgun sequence genomic window carries:
- the LOC123321423 gene encoding KN motif and ankyrin repeat domain-containing protein 2-like isoform X1: MSQSRYNYSSSTNNWGYPLYLCDCCPYGYHIDLDFVRYCESISKDADCTGSIKRRRDRRRQRKSMEVLLGLESIADHYEKQPEPISPILETENRLLQKQDSFDNVIDDFEKTFQRSNVKLSHNLPDVTAVSDIRSPVPSEVRSALTGRLVLKKTPQRELESSSELCALTPRAFKAIREQMALSLERTRQLEEQIKQLPALKIQISTLEDEKERLLQTIDNLQQNSDQIGITKKFATLDPTSTRRNRSSSFSCTDNQYDRGFKRKCQTPSTKEMGVSCSVLTRNVGVGNQTLSRRHASTSTDIDAVNYADKWFGEKLKFMNDQNEKVKRKSMTKIPMINKANQTFTINSHNQETQTPKSQIKTKNDKYIQTVQRIVAKRDQATVVKPKTIDFGIQKSIESYNIGVSDDTITDINCDKCEAVKISVGVGPEIKEDQYVAPISLASLSFPRSKSFNLGEDKMDFSRRKRSISVQYQYKPDISTKGSQYEPSNVSRSCQSSIKTHSKGTQYESNNMDSSTQFDETFVVESTPKKDSHKVETQTVGCNTSWESPAINICSECRERRKDHKEFSKTETSQKENLKVEDRKKEESKKKDGVVVSRIPKPQLTPTSERRKFRRQDTYTKINASPPPEEYDAELSGLDLSKSSTSINALERVKEKLKFPEIPSESISHNDINHQSVSNLCHPPIDREPIPSTPSLASIHSIHRKKAMPSKEMQGAMKVLNDSLQKQSKLPNNHRAIDIIQQEWFKISGVDTANPLDVEDYLDAFEDMSSMLLDCIVNMTDASGNTAMHYAVSHGNFDVVSILLDSKVCDINKPNKAGYTSVMLVSLAEICSQTHANVVRRLFQMADVNQRAKQHGQTALMLAVSHGKLDMVKMLLEAGADINIQDDDGSTALMCAAEHGHIEIVKHFLSQPDCDSTITDVDGSTALKIAMEAEHRPIGVLLYAHERNLMVAHGHKHKKKSTSPKPPSSPLSIRHSHSALNNIKSSK; encoded by the exons ATGTCGCAGTCGAGATACAACTATTCGTCATCAACGAATAACTGGG GATATCCATTGTATTTGTGTGACTGCTGTCCCTACGGATATCACATTGATTTGGATTTCGTTAGATATTGCGAATCCATCAGCAAAGATGCAGATTGTACGGGTTCTAtcaaacgaagaagagacagaAGGCGACAACGAAAGTCTATGGAAGTACTCTTGGGTCTCGAATCCATAGCAGATCATTATGAG AAACAACCCGAACCAATATCACCAATTCTTGAAACGGAGAATCGCCTGCTCCAGAAGCAAGACAGCTTCGATAACGTCAtcgatgatttcgaaaaaacatTTCAAAGATCGAACGTCAAACTGTCGCACAATCTTCCAGATGTTACCGCAGTTTCAG ATATCAGGAGTCCAGTGCCTTCGGAGGTCCGATCCGCTCTTACTGGACGTTTGGTATTGAAAAAAACTCCGCAGAGGGAATTGGAATCATCCAGCGAATTATGTGCTTTAACTCCAAGAGCTTTCAAGGCCATAAGAGAACAAATGGCCCTTAGCTTAGAACGTACTAGGCAATTAGAGGAACAAATAAAACAGTTGCCAGCTCTCAAA ATTCAAATATCAACTTTGGAAGACGAAAAAGAACGACTTTTGCAAACTATCGATAATCTCCAGCAAAATAGCGATCAAATTGGCATAACTAAAAAATTTGCTACTTTAGATCCAACTTCTACCAGAAGGAATAGATCGAGTAGTTTCTCGTGCACGGATAATCAATATGATCGTGGCTTCAAAAGAAAATGCCAAACACCTTCAACAAAAGAAATGGGTGTTTCATGTTCTGTACTGACGAGAAATGTAGGCGTAGGAAATCAAACACTCAGTAGAAGGCATGCATCCACTTCAACCGATATTGATGCTGTTAATTACGCCGACAAATGGTTcggagaaaaattgaaatttatgaaCGATCAAAATGAAAAGGTGAAACGAAAGAGCATGACTAAAATTCCGATGATCAATAAAGCTAATCAAACTTTCACGATAAACTCTCATAACCAGGAAACACAAACGCCTAAATctcaaataaaaacaaaaaatgacaaATATATTCAGACTGTACAACGAATAGTTGCTAAAAGAGACCAAGCAACAGTAGTCAAGCCAAAAACGATAGATTTCGGTATCCAAAAGTCCATCGAATCCTACAATATTGGAGTTTCGGATGACACCATAACTGATATTAACTGCGACAAATGCGAAGCTGTTAAGATAAGCGTTGGTGTAGGTCCAGAAATCAAAGAGGATCAATATGTAGCGCCTATTTCATTAGCTTCCTTATCCTTTCCAAGAAGTAAGTCTTTCAATTTAGGGGAAGACAAAATGGATTTCAGTAGGAGAAAGAGGTCTATTTCTGTCCAATATCAATATAAGCCTGACATTTCCACAAAAGGTTCACAGTATGAACCTTCTAATGTGTCCAGATCCTGCCAATCAAGCATCAAGACACATTCGAAAGGTACACAGTATGAATCGAATAATATGGACAGTAGCACTCAATTCGATGAAACTTTCGTTGTTGAATCGACTCCTAAAAAAGATAGCCATAAAGTAGAAACTCAAACCGTTGGATGTAATACTTCATGGGAATCGCCTGCGATTAATATTTGCTCAGAATGCCGCGAAAGACGAAAAGACCATAAGGAATTCTCGAAAACAGAAACGTCTCAAAAAGAGAACCTCAAAGTAGAAGACAGGAAGAAAGAGGAATCGAAGAAGAAAGACGGAGTTGTAGTTTCAAGAATACCCAAACCACAATTAACGCCTACTTCTGAGAGGAGGAAATTCAGAAGGCAAGATACTTACACAAAAATCAATGCTTCCCCCCCACCAGAGGAATATGATGCAGA ATTATCAGGATTGGACTTATCAAAATCTTCAACATCAATAAACGCCTTGGAAAGAGTGAAGGAAAAGCTCAAATTTCCAGAGATTCCAAGTGAAAGCATCTCGCACAATGATATCAACCATCAATCAGTCAGTAATTTGTGTCACCCTCCAATTGATCGAGAACCTATTCCATCCACACCATCCCTGGCATCAATCCACTCCATACATCGAAAAAA AGCTATGCCTAGTAAAGAAATGCAAGGTGCCATGAAGGTTCTCAATGATTCATTGCAAAAACAGAGCAAACTACCCAACAACCACAGAGCAATTGATATTATTCAACAAGAATGGTTTAAAATCTCCGGCGTTGACACTGCCAATCCCCTAGATGTTGAGGACTATTTGGATGCATTCGAAGACATGTCTTCAATGCTCCTGGACTGTATAGTCAATATGACGGATGCCAGTGGAAATACTGCAATGCATTACGCTGTATCACATGGGAATTTTGACGTTGTTTCGATCCTACTAGACTCGAAAGTTTGTGATATTAATAAACCCAATAAAGCTGGATATACGAGTGTGATGTTAGTGTCATTGGCTGAAATCTGCTCACAAACCCATGCAAATGTGGTCAGAAGGCTGTTCCAAATGGCTGATGTGAATCAGAGGGCAAAACAA CATGGTCAAACTGCCCTAATGTTAGCAGTAAGCCACGGTAAACTTGACATGGTAAAGATGTTACTAGAAGCAGGGGCTGATATAAACATACAAGACGATGATGGCAGCACAGCCTTGATGTGTGCAGCAGAACATGGTCATATTGAGATAGTTAAACACTTCCTGAGTCAACCAGATTGTGATTCTACAATTACTGACGTA gatGGAAGCACAGCTTTGAAAATAGCCATGGAGGCTGAACACCGACCAATAGGAGTCCTTCTGTATGCTCACGAACGAAATTTAATGGTAGCTCATGGACACAAACACAAGAAAAAATCTACGAGCCCTAAACCTCCGTCTTCGCCACTTTCTATTCGACATAGCCATAGTGCCTTGAACAACATCAAAAGTAGTAAATAg
- the LOC123321423 gene encoding KN motif and ankyrin repeat domain-containing protein 2-like isoform X2 gives MILFIEIQKQPEPISPILETENRLLQKQDSFDNVIDDFEKTFQRSNVKLSHNLPDVTAVSDIRSPVPSEVRSALTGRLVLKKTPQRELESSSELCALTPRAFKAIREQMALSLERTRQLEEQIKQLPALKIQISTLEDEKERLLQTIDNLQQNSDQIGITKKFATLDPTSTRRNRSSSFSCTDNQYDRGFKRKCQTPSTKEMGVSCSVLTRNVGVGNQTLSRRHASTSTDIDAVNYADKWFGEKLKFMNDQNEKVKRKSMTKIPMINKANQTFTINSHNQETQTPKSQIKTKNDKYIQTVQRIVAKRDQATVVKPKTIDFGIQKSIESYNIGVSDDTITDINCDKCEAVKISVGVGPEIKEDQYVAPISLASLSFPRSKSFNLGEDKMDFSRRKRSISVQYQYKPDISTKGSQYEPSNVSRSCQSSIKTHSKGTQYESNNMDSSTQFDETFVVESTPKKDSHKVETQTVGCNTSWESPAINICSECRERRKDHKEFSKTETSQKENLKVEDRKKEESKKKDGVVVSRIPKPQLTPTSERRKFRRQDTYTKINASPPPEEYDAELSGLDLSKSSTSINALERVKEKLKFPEIPSESISHNDINHQSVSNLCHPPIDREPIPSTPSLASIHSIHRKKAMPSKEMQGAMKVLNDSLQKQSKLPNNHRAIDIIQQEWFKISGVDTANPLDVEDYLDAFEDMSSMLLDCIVNMTDASGNTAMHYAVSHGNFDVVSILLDSKVCDINKPNKAGYTSVMLVSLAEICSQTHANVVRRLFQMADVNQRAKQHGQTALMLAVSHGKLDMVKMLLEAGADINIQDDDGSTALMCAAEHGHIEIVKHFLSQPDCDSTITDVDGSTALKIAMEAEHRPIGVLLYAHERNLMVAHGHKHKKKSTSPKPPSSPLSIRHSHSALNNIKSSK, from the exons ATGATCTTGTTCATCGAAATTCAG AAACAACCCGAACCAATATCACCAATTCTTGAAACGGAGAATCGCCTGCTCCAGAAGCAAGACAGCTTCGATAACGTCAtcgatgatttcgaaaaaacatTTCAAAGATCGAACGTCAAACTGTCGCACAATCTTCCAGATGTTACCGCAGTTTCAG ATATCAGGAGTCCAGTGCCTTCGGAGGTCCGATCCGCTCTTACTGGACGTTTGGTATTGAAAAAAACTCCGCAGAGGGAATTGGAATCATCCAGCGAATTATGTGCTTTAACTCCAAGAGCTTTCAAGGCCATAAGAGAACAAATGGCCCTTAGCTTAGAACGTACTAGGCAATTAGAGGAACAAATAAAACAGTTGCCAGCTCTCAAA ATTCAAATATCAACTTTGGAAGACGAAAAAGAACGACTTTTGCAAACTATCGATAATCTCCAGCAAAATAGCGATCAAATTGGCATAACTAAAAAATTTGCTACTTTAGATCCAACTTCTACCAGAAGGAATAGATCGAGTAGTTTCTCGTGCACGGATAATCAATATGATCGTGGCTTCAAAAGAAAATGCCAAACACCTTCAACAAAAGAAATGGGTGTTTCATGTTCTGTACTGACGAGAAATGTAGGCGTAGGAAATCAAACACTCAGTAGAAGGCATGCATCCACTTCAACCGATATTGATGCTGTTAATTACGCCGACAAATGGTTcggagaaaaattgaaatttatgaaCGATCAAAATGAAAAGGTGAAACGAAAGAGCATGACTAAAATTCCGATGATCAATAAAGCTAATCAAACTTTCACGATAAACTCTCATAACCAGGAAACACAAACGCCTAAATctcaaataaaaacaaaaaatgacaaATATATTCAGACTGTACAACGAATAGTTGCTAAAAGAGACCAAGCAACAGTAGTCAAGCCAAAAACGATAGATTTCGGTATCCAAAAGTCCATCGAATCCTACAATATTGGAGTTTCGGATGACACCATAACTGATATTAACTGCGACAAATGCGAAGCTGTTAAGATAAGCGTTGGTGTAGGTCCAGAAATCAAAGAGGATCAATATGTAGCGCCTATTTCATTAGCTTCCTTATCCTTTCCAAGAAGTAAGTCTTTCAATTTAGGGGAAGACAAAATGGATTTCAGTAGGAGAAAGAGGTCTATTTCTGTCCAATATCAATATAAGCCTGACATTTCCACAAAAGGTTCACAGTATGAACCTTCTAATGTGTCCAGATCCTGCCAATCAAGCATCAAGACACATTCGAAAGGTACACAGTATGAATCGAATAATATGGACAGTAGCACTCAATTCGATGAAACTTTCGTTGTTGAATCGACTCCTAAAAAAGATAGCCATAAAGTAGAAACTCAAACCGTTGGATGTAATACTTCATGGGAATCGCCTGCGATTAATATTTGCTCAGAATGCCGCGAAAGACGAAAAGACCATAAGGAATTCTCGAAAACAGAAACGTCTCAAAAAGAGAACCTCAAAGTAGAAGACAGGAAGAAAGAGGAATCGAAGAAGAAAGACGGAGTTGTAGTTTCAAGAATACCCAAACCACAATTAACGCCTACTTCTGAGAGGAGGAAATTCAGAAGGCAAGATACTTACACAAAAATCAATGCTTCCCCCCCACCAGAGGAATATGATGCAGA ATTATCAGGATTGGACTTATCAAAATCTTCAACATCAATAAACGCCTTGGAAAGAGTGAAGGAAAAGCTCAAATTTCCAGAGATTCCAAGTGAAAGCATCTCGCACAATGATATCAACCATCAATCAGTCAGTAATTTGTGTCACCCTCCAATTGATCGAGAACCTATTCCATCCACACCATCCCTGGCATCAATCCACTCCATACATCGAAAAAA AGCTATGCCTAGTAAAGAAATGCAAGGTGCCATGAAGGTTCTCAATGATTCATTGCAAAAACAGAGCAAACTACCCAACAACCACAGAGCAATTGATATTATTCAACAAGAATGGTTTAAAATCTCCGGCGTTGACACTGCCAATCCCCTAGATGTTGAGGACTATTTGGATGCATTCGAAGACATGTCTTCAATGCTCCTGGACTGTATAGTCAATATGACGGATGCCAGTGGAAATACTGCAATGCATTACGCTGTATCACATGGGAATTTTGACGTTGTTTCGATCCTACTAGACTCGAAAGTTTGTGATATTAATAAACCCAATAAAGCTGGATATACGAGTGTGATGTTAGTGTCATTGGCTGAAATCTGCTCACAAACCCATGCAAATGTGGTCAGAAGGCTGTTCCAAATGGCTGATGTGAATCAGAGGGCAAAACAA CATGGTCAAACTGCCCTAATGTTAGCAGTAAGCCACGGTAAACTTGACATGGTAAAGATGTTACTAGAAGCAGGGGCTGATATAAACATACAAGACGATGATGGCAGCACAGCCTTGATGTGTGCAGCAGAACATGGTCATATTGAGATAGTTAAACACTTCCTGAGTCAACCAGATTGTGATTCTACAATTACTGACGTA gatGGAAGCACAGCTTTGAAAATAGCCATGGAGGCTGAACACCGACCAATAGGAGTCCTTCTGTATGCTCACGAACGAAATTTAATGGTAGCTCATGGACACAAACACAAGAAAAAATCTACGAGCCCTAAACCTCCGTCTTCGCCACTTTCTATTCGACATAGCCATAGTGCCTTGAACAACATCAAAAGTAGTAAATAg
- the LOC123321423 gene encoding KN motif and ankyrin repeat domain-containing protein 2-like isoform X3, which translates to MRTYIRSPVPSEVRSALTGRLVLKKTPQRELESSSELCALTPRAFKAIREQMALSLERTRQLEEQIKQLPALKIQISTLEDEKERLLQTIDNLQQNSDQIGITKKFATLDPTSTRRNRSSSFSCTDNQYDRGFKRKCQTPSTKEMGVSCSVLTRNVGVGNQTLSRRHASTSTDIDAVNYADKWFGEKLKFMNDQNEKVKRKSMTKIPMINKANQTFTINSHNQETQTPKSQIKTKNDKYIQTVQRIVAKRDQATVVKPKTIDFGIQKSIESYNIGVSDDTITDINCDKCEAVKISVGVGPEIKEDQYVAPISLASLSFPRSKSFNLGEDKMDFSRRKRSISVQYQYKPDISTKGSQYEPSNVSRSCQSSIKTHSKGTQYESNNMDSSTQFDETFVVESTPKKDSHKVETQTVGCNTSWESPAINICSECRERRKDHKEFSKTETSQKENLKVEDRKKEESKKKDGVVVSRIPKPQLTPTSERRKFRRQDTYTKINASPPPEEYDAELSGLDLSKSSTSINALERVKEKLKFPEIPSESISHNDINHQSVSNLCHPPIDREPIPSTPSLASIHSIHRKKAMPSKEMQGAMKVLNDSLQKQSKLPNNHRAIDIIQQEWFKISGVDTANPLDVEDYLDAFEDMSSMLLDCIVNMTDASGNTAMHYAVSHGNFDVVSILLDSKVCDINKPNKAGYTSVMLVSLAEICSQTHANVVRRLFQMADVNQRAKQHGQTALMLAVSHGKLDMVKMLLEAGADINIQDDDGSTALMCAAEHGHIEIVKHFLSQPDCDSTITDVDGSTALKIAMEAEHRPIGVLLYAHERNLMVAHGHKHKKKSTSPKPPSSPLSIRHSHSALNNIKSSK; encoded by the exons ATGAGAACTT ATATCAGGAGTCCAGTGCCTTCGGAGGTCCGATCCGCTCTTACTGGACGTTTGGTATTGAAAAAAACTCCGCAGAGGGAATTGGAATCATCCAGCGAATTATGTGCTTTAACTCCAAGAGCTTTCAAGGCCATAAGAGAACAAATGGCCCTTAGCTTAGAACGTACTAGGCAATTAGAGGAACAAATAAAACAGTTGCCAGCTCTCAAA ATTCAAATATCAACTTTGGAAGACGAAAAAGAACGACTTTTGCAAACTATCGATAATCTCCAGCAAAATAGCGATCAAATTGGCATAACTAAAAAATTTGCTACTTTAGATCCAACTTCTACCAGAAGGAATAGATCGAGTAGTTTCTCGTGCACGGATAATCAATATGATCGTGGCTTCAAAAGAAAATGCCAAACACCTTCAACAAAAGAAATGGGTGTTTCATGTTCTGTACTGACGAGAAATGTAGGCGTAGGAAATCAAACACTCAGTAGAAGGCATGCATCCACTTCAACCGATATTGATGCTGTTAATTACGCCGACAAATGGTTcggagaaaaattgaaatttatgaaCGATCAAAATGAAAAGGTGAAACGAAAGAGCATGACTAAAATTCCGATGATCAATAAAGCTAATCAAACTTTCACGATAAACTCTCATAACCAGGAAACACAAACGCCTAAATctcaaataaaaacaaaaaatgacaaATATATTCAGACTGTACAACGAATAGTTGCTAAAAGAGACCAAGCAACAGTAGTCAAGCCAAAAACGATAGATTTCGGTATCCAAAAGTCCATCGAATCCTACAATATTGGAGTTTCGGATGACACCATAACTGATATTAACTGCGACAAATGCGAAGCTGTTAAGATAAGCGTTGGTGTAGGTCCAGAAATCAAAGAGGATCAATATGTAGCGCCTATTTCATTAGCTTCCTTATCCTTTCCAAGAAGTAAGTCTTTCAATTTAGGGGAAGACAAAATGGATTTCAGTAGGAGAAAGAGGTCTATTTCTGTCCAATATCAATATAAGCCTGACATTTCCACAAAAGGTTCACAGTATGAACCTTCTAATGTGTCCAGATCCTGCCAATCAAGCATCAAGACACATTCGAAAGGTACACAGTATGAATCGAATAATATGGACAGTAGCACTCAATTCGATGAAACTTTCGTTGTTGAATCGACTCCTAAAAAAGATAGCCATAAAGTAGAAACTCAAACCGTTGGATGTAATACTTCATGGGAATCGCCTGCGATTAATATTTGCTCAGAATGCCGCGAAAGACGAAAAGACCATAAGGAATTCTCGAAAACAGAAACGTCTCAAAAAGAGAACCTCAAAGTAGAAGACAGGAAGAAAGAGGAATCGAAGAAGAAAGACGGAGTTGTAGTTTCAAGAATACCCAAACCACAATTAACGCCTACTTCTGAGAGGAGGAAATTCAGAAGGCAAGATACTTACACAAAAATCAATGCTTCCCCCCCACCAGAGGAATATGATGCAGA ATTATCAGGATTGGACTTATCAAAATCTTCAACATCAATAAACGCCTTGGAAAGAGTGAAGGAAAAGCTCAAATTTCCAGAGATTCCAAGTGAAAGCATCTCGCACAATGATATCAACCATCAATCAGTCAGTAATTTGTGTCACCCTCCAATTGATCGAGAACCTATTCCATCCACACCATCCCTGGCATCAATCCACTCCATACATCGAAAAAA AGCTATGCCTAGTAAAGAAATGCAAGGTGCCATGAAGGTTCTCAATGATTCATTGCAAAAACAGAGCAAACTACCCAACAACCACAGAGCAATTGATATTATTCAACAAGAATGGTTTAAAATCTCCGGCGTTGACACTGCCAATCCCCTAGATGTTGAGGACTATTTGGATGCATTCGAAGACATGTCTTCAATGCTCCTGGACTGTATAGTCAATATGACGGATGCCAGTGGAAATACTGCAATGCATTACGCTGTATCACATGGGAATTTTGACGTTGTTTCGATCCTACTAGACTCGAAAGTTTGTGATATTAATAAACCCAATAAAGCTGGATATACGAGTGTGATGTTAGTGTCATTGGCTGAAATCTGCTCACAAACCCATGCAAATGTGGTCAGAAGGCTGTTCCAAATGGCTGATGTGAATCAGAGGGCAAAACAA CATGGTCAAACTGCCCTAATGTTAGCAGTAAGCCACGGTAAACTTGACATGGTAAAGATGTTACTAGAAGCAGGGGCTGATATAAACATACAAGACGATGATGGCAGCACAGCCTTGATGTGTGCAGCAGAACATGGTCATATTGAGATAGTTAAACACTTCCTGAGTCAACCAGATTGTGATTCTACAATTACTGACGTA gatGGAAGCACAGCTTTGAAAATAGCCATGGAGGCTGAACACCGACCAATAGGAGTCCTTCTGTATGCTCACGAACGAAATTTAATGGTAGCTCATGGACACAAACACAAGAAAAAATCTACGAGCCCTAAACCTCCGTCTTCGCCACTTTCTATTCGACATAGCCATAGTGCCTTGAACAACATCAAAAGTAGTAAATAg